The following are encoded in a window of Halorarum salinum genomic DNA:
- a CDS encoding sodium-dependent transporter translates to MAVRETWATRIGFILAAVGSAVGLGNVWRFPFLTAESGGAAFLVAYLVLVLLIGLPVMLVEFVVGRRTKHNVVGAFEELGGSNWRLVGGLGAFAGFVILSYYSVVGGWVIQYLIASVTGAYTANPEAYFGSASVGMNAVLFDALFMAFVVGIVALGVRDGIERAAKFMIPGVVLLLIGLAAYGSTLPGADDGYAFYLSPDTSTIVTDAVGLLPDAAGQAFFTLSLGMGVMITYSSYLGEDRNLLSDGLIILVADTSIALLSGLVVFPFLFAMGVDPGDGGPGTVFVSLAGAFAELPAGRVVGAVFFLMLFLAALTSAFSIMEVVVAFVTETFDVDRKPATVGLGVVIFLVGVPTALDLAILDVYDVLANQVLLIGGGLLLAIFGGWVYSAGALEEFTTGMTGGDRLGTAWIWFLRVPVVLVLAFVLYNGFGATAEVVRAAFL, encoded by the coding sequence ATGGCTGTGCGCGAAACGTGGGCGACGCGGATCGGCTTCATCCTCGCGGCGGTCGGCAGCGCCGTCGGACTGGGTAACGTCTGGCGCTTTCCGTTTCTCACCGCGGAGTCGGGCGGGGCGGCGTTCCTGGTGGCGTATCTCGTGCTCGTCCTCCTGATCGGACTCCCGGTCATGCTCGTCGAGTTCGTCGTCGGCCGCCGCACGAAACACAACGTCGTCGGGGCGTTCGAGGAGCTCGGGGGGTCGAACTGGCGGCTGGTCGGCGGCCTGGGCGCGTTCGCGGGGTTCGTCATCCTCTCGTACTACAGCGTCGTCGGCGGCTGGGTGATTCAGTACCTCATCGCGAGCGTAACCGGAGCCTACACCGCTAACCCCGAGGCGTACTTCGGGTCCGCCTCGGTCGGGATGAACGCCGTGTTGTTCGACGCCCTCTTCATGGCGTTCGTGGTGGGAATCGTCGCCCTCGGCGTGCGCGACGGCATCGAACGGGCCGCGAAGTTCATGATCCCCGGGGTCGTCCTCCTGCTGATCGGCCTCGCCGCGTACGGTTCGACGCTCCCGGGCGCGGACGATGGGTACGCCTTCTACCTCTCGCCCGACACCAGCACCATCGTGACCGACGCGGTCGGACTGCTCCCCGACGCGGCCGGCCAGGCGTTCTTCACCCTCTCGCTCGGGATGGGCGTGATGATCACCTACTCCTCGTACCTCGGCGAGGACAGGAACCTGCTCTCGGACGGCCTCATCATCCTCGTCGCGGACACGTCCATCGCGCTCCTCTCGGGGCTCGTCGTCTTCCCGTTCCTGTTCGCGATGGGCGTCGACCCGGGAGACGGCGGTCCCGGGACCGTGTTCGTGAGCCTCGCCGGGGCGTTCGCGGAGCTGCCGGCGGGCCGCGTGGTCGGGGCGGTCTTCTTCCTCATGCTGTTCCTCGCCGCGCTCACCAGCGCGTTCAGCATCATGGAGGTGGTCGTCGCCTTCGTCACCGAGACGTTCGACGTCGACCGGAAGCCGGCCACCGTGGGGCTCGGGGTCGTGATCTTCCTCGTGGGCGTCCCGACCGCGCTCGACCTCGCGATCCTCGACGTCTACGACGTGCTGGCGAACCAGGTCCTGCTCATCGGCGGCGGACTCCTGCTGGCGATCTTCGGCGGGTGGGTGTACTCGGCCGGCGCCCTCGAGGAGTTCACCACGGGCATGACCGGCGGGGACCGCCTCGGCACCGCGTGGATCTGGTTCCTCCGGGTGCCGGTCGTGCTCGTGCTCGCGTTCGTCCTCTACAACGGCTTCGGGGCGACCGCCGAGGTCGTCCGGGCCGCGTTCCTCTGA
- a CDS encoding helix-hairpin-helix domain-containing protein, with translation MPITVAVDDREPAAVAEAVRAHPDVGAAEVSRLVAGDLVAGEVGVERKTLRDYASALVGRSGPDLYDQVRRLSEAYAHPYVLLEGELPADGDEGVPAAAVRGSAASITARLGVPVVPCSDLERLVDVAVRLARKHVEEPSTPAPPRGSVTALDAPTPKRMYGCIDGVGPDTADQLYEAYPAVADLLAASPEELMAVDGVGPKRADAIYSAFRGPG, from the coding sequence ATGCCGATCACGGTCGCGGTCGACGACAGGGAGCCGGCGGCGGTCGCGGAGGCGGTCCGGGCGCACCCCGACGTCGGGGCGGCCGAGGTCAGCAGGCTCGTCGCCGGCGACCTGGTCGCGGGGGAGGTCGGCGTCGAGCGGAAGACCCTCCGCGATTACGCGAGCGCGCTCGTCGGTCGATCCGGCCCCGACCTCTACGACCAGGTCCGGCGGCTGAGCGAGGCGTACGCGCACCCGTACGTGCTCCTGGAGGGAGAGCTACCGGCCGACGGCGACGAGGGCGTCCCCGCGGCCGCCGTTCGCGGGTCGGCCGCGTCGATCACCGCCCGGCTCGGGGTCCCCGTCGTCCCGTGTTCCGACCTCGAGCGTCTCGTCGACGTGGCCGTTCGACTCGCCCGAAAACACGTCGAGGAGCCGTCGACCCCGGCGCCCCCCCGCGGCTCGGTCACGGCGCTCGACGCGCCGACGCCGAAGCGGATGTACGGCTGCATCGACGGGGTCGGTCCCGACACGGCCGATCAGCTCTACGAGGCGTACCCCGCCGTCGCCGACCTCCTCGCGGCGTCGCCGGAGGAGCTGATGGCGGTCGACGGCGTCGGACCGAAGCGGGCTGACGCGATCTACTCGGCGTTCAGGGGGCCGGGGTGA
- a CDS encoding prolipoprotein diacylglyceryl transferase produces the protein MSNDSTGRSRGGENDRGEGVDASSPAKRVASTAAGRVRGGSAAALAGGALLLRGVRALRSGRGGGGRVLAGAVLLALGLRRRRSRGEGDAGERDGAGRDDGGKTSDDAHAARERGDVLHQDETNPRGTSGEPEAGATTDSGGEEVRFTDDGGADSRQEPDLDDGSPGDPRNDEDGTPVEVDVSEAAMADEASEAAGPDPEQAQPTQTEDTEPERSPPEDASHTEADVPDGEEGESDASGGESDGDGSADDGDGRGSGDAA, from the coding sequence ATGTCGAACGACAGCACGGGGAGGTCACGAGGCGGGGAGAACGATCGGGGGGAGGGGGTAGACGCGTCCTCCCCCGCGAAACGAGTCGCCTCGACCGCCGCAGGACGCGTCCGGGGCGGGTCGGCCGCCGCGCTGGCGGGCGGCGCGCTGCTCCTCCGGGGGGTCCGTGCGCTCAGGAGCGGGCGCGGGGGTGGGGGACGGGTGCTCGCGGGCGCGGTGCTACTGGCGCTCGGCCTCCGACGGCGGCGGTCCCGCGGCGAGGGCGACGCCGGCGAGCGGGACGGCGCAGGACGCGACGACGGGGGGAAGACGTCCGACGACGCCCACGCCGCGCGCGAGCGCGGCGACGTCCTGCACCAGGACGAGACGAACCCGCGCGGCACGTCGGGCGAACCCGAGGCGGGGGCGACGACCGACTCCGGCGGGGAGGAGGTGCGGTTCACGGACGACGGGGGTGCCGACTCCCGGCAGGAACCCGACCTCGACGACGGGAGTCCGGGCGACCCCCGTAACGACGAAGACGGCACGCCCGTCGAGGTCGACGTCTCCGAGGCGGCGATGGCAGACGAAGCCAGCGAGGCGGCGGGGCCCGACCCGGAACAGGCTCAGCCGACCCAGACCGAGGACACCGAACCCGAGCGGAGCCCCCCGGAGGACGCCTCGCACACCGAGGCCGACGTCCCCGACGGGGAGGAGGGGGAATCGGACGCCTCCGGAGGGGAGTCCGACGGGGACGGGTCGGCGGACGACGGCGACGGTCGGGGGAGCGGGGACGCGGCGTAG
- a CDS encoding SDR family oxidoreductase has protein sequence MASTALITGCSSGIGRATALAFRGDGWRVYGTVRDPDRADLDALADRGVELEALDLTEPEDVERVVARIRDEEGAIDCLVNNAGYGQFGPVEDVPTRRVERQFAVHCFGPHRLMRAVLPAMRERGEGRIVNVTSAADRLALAGIGVYNGSKMALAGLSDALRQEVAGTGVEVVVVQPGIVATEFYDRAIEEIERAADERRPGARPARYDDLYDVLGRIRAVEAGGPLITDPGTVAGTVLEAATAAKPSTHYRIGPVPLLGSLYGTAVPGWMRDRLTGLGIRLAASGPALRLLERRARSER, from the coding sequence ATGGCGAGCACCGCGCTGATCACGGGCTGTTCGTCGGGGATCGGCCGCGCGACCGCGCTGGCGTTCCGCGGGGACGGCTGGCGGGTGTACGGGACCGTCCGGGATCCGGACCGGGCCGACCTCGACGCGCTCGCGGACCGCGGGGTCGAACTCGAGGCGCTGGATCTGACCGAACCCGAGGACGTCGAGCGCGTCGTCGCCCGAATCCGGGACGAGGAGGGCGCGATCGACTGTCTCGTCAACAACGCCGGGTACGGGCAGTTCGGGCCCGTCGAGGACGTCCCGACGCGGCGGGTCGAGCGCCAGTTCGCCGTCCACTGCTTCGGCCCGCACCGGCTGATGCGCGCGGTCCTGCCCGCCATGCGCGAGCGGGGGGAGGGCCGGATCGTCAACGTCACGAGCGCCGCGGACCGCCTCGCGCTCGCCGGCATCGGCGTCTACAACGGGTCGAAGATGGCCCTCGCGGGGCTGAGCGACGCGCTCCGACAGGAGGTGGCGGGCACGGGCGTCGAGGTCGTCGTCGTCCAGCCCGGGATCGTGGCCACCGAGTTCTACGACCGGGCGATCGAGGAGATCGAGCGGGCGGCCGACGAGCGACGGCCGGGCGCGCGCCCGGCCAGGTACGACGACCTCTACGACGTGCTGGGACGGATCCGCGCCGTCGAGGCGGGCGGGCCGCTGATCACCGACCCCGGGACCGTCGCCGGGACGGTGCTCGAGGCCGCGACCGCGGCGAAGCCGTCCACCCACTACCGCATCGGCCCGGTCCCGCTGCTCGGATCGCTCTACGGCACGGCCGTGCCGGGTTGGATGCGGGACCGACTCACCGGACTCGGGATCCGGCTGGCCGCGAGCGGTCCGGCGTTGCGCCTGCTCGAGCGTCGAGCGCGGTCCGAGCGGTAA
- a CDS encoding DUF7282 domain-containing protein: MTDHHTPRSRVTVVLIAAAVVLASGMAVAFTVASEGDSGQPDASRSMSAEDVEIEAITMENVRISNLTVDLDEFSGVAPHLRTSFASTLGENVEGFEADSVEPGTIESAEVTVEDDVATIDAEVETITIEGVEADHVTFEDHHSRAVMAHEMFSGGALSAESTTVEGLSVGTLRIEAAAQPAEAGTPTGIETATETEAAIATETPAGTETAIETEAPIATETPAGTETPTETDEAEEAAVSFDEQTSPGTTVTVDSVTVPEGGFVTIHDSSLLDGDALESVVGVSEHLEPGTHEDVTVTLYDVSGASFDQSELEEEETLIAMPHLDTNDDEEYGFVETEGSEDGAYTDDGGAVTDDATVCPEDDEGTETATETEADG; the protein is encoded by the coding sequence ATGACGGACCATCACACACCAAGGAGCCGTGTAACGGTCGTGCTCATCGCGGCGGCAGTCGTGCTCGCGTCGGGAATGGCGGTCGCGTTCACGGTCGCCAGCGAGGGAGACTCCGGCCAGCCGGACGCCTCCCGGTCCATGTCGGCCGAGGACGTCGAGATCGAAGCGATCACGATGGAGAACGTCAGGATATCCAACCTGACGGTGGACCTCGACGAGTTCTCCGGCGTCGCCCCCCACCTCAGGACGTCGTTCGCGTCGACCCTCGGCGAAAACGTGGAGGGATTCGAGGCCGATTCGGTCGAACCGGGGACGATCGAGTCCGCGGAGGTAACCGTCGAGGATGACGTCGCCACGATCGACGCGGAGGTCGAGACGATCACCATAGAGGGCGTCGAGGCCGACCACGTCACGTTCGAGGACCATCACTCGAGGGCTGTCATGGCCCACGAAATGTTCTCGGGGGGAGCCCTGAGCGCGGAATCGACGACGGTCGAGGGGCTGTCCGTCGGCACGCTGCGCATCGAAGCGGCGGCCCAACCCGCGGAAGCGGGAACGCCGACGGGAATCGAGACGGCCACGGAAACCGAAGCGGCCATCGCGACGGAGACGCCCGCCGGGACTGAGACGGCCATCGAAACGGAGGCGCCCATCGCGACGGAAACGCCCGCCGGGACGGAGACGCCCACCGAGACGGATGAGGCGGAGGAGGCCGCAGTTTCCTTCGACGAGCAGACCTCCCCCGGGACGACCGTCACCGTCGACTCCGTCACCGTGCCCGAGGGCGGCTTCGTCACCATCCACGACTCGTCACTGCTCGACGGGGACGCCCTGGAGAGCGTCGTCGGCGTGTCCGAGCACCTCGAACCCGGCACCCACGAGGACGTGACCGTCACCCTCTACGACGTGTCCGGCGCGTCCTTCGACCAGTCGGAACTCGAGGAGGAGGAGACCCTGATCGCGATGCCCCACCTCGACACGAACGACGACGAGGAGTACGGCTTCGTGGAGACGGAAGGGAGCGAGGACGGTGCGTACACCGACGACGGTGGAGCGGTGACGGACGATGCGACCGTCTGTCCCGAGGACGACGAGGGAACCGAGACGGCGACCGAGACCGAGGCCGACGGGTAG
- a CDS encoding DUF2270 domain-containing protein — translation MPARDGGADPADGESHSADDPTDLSDGEAEIGREMAEDVTEMSSVLGDAYRGELDRETTWRSRLDQTTSWAVTVMAAILTWAFSSPDNPHYIVLVGVVTAAVFLLIEARRYRDYDVYRSRVRLFQANLLADALDPSQGLEHSDWRAELSRDYRRPTLKVSIIEAVGNRLRRVYAALLTVLLAAWLFRIGAFAPDEGWRTTAAIADVPGVVVLGLVGAFYAVVYAVAFWPRDREAMGEFREGRPGEWKRD, via the coding sequence ATGCCAGCGCGAGACGGCGGGGCCGACCCGGCGGACGGGGAGAGCCACTCGGCTGACGACCCGACGGACCTCTCGGACGGGGAGGCGGAGATCGGACGCGAGATGGCCGAGGACGTCACCGAGATGAGTTCCGTGCTCGGGGACGCCTATCGCGGGGAACTCGACCGGGAGACGACGTGGCGGTCGCGGCTCGACCAGACGACCTCGTGGGCGGTGACGGTCATGGCGGCCATCCTGACTTGGGCGTTCTCGAGCCCCGACAACCCCCACTACATCGTCCTCGTCGGCGTGGTGACCGCGGCGGTCTTCCTCCTCATCGAGGCGCGCCGCTACCGGGACTACGACGTGTACCGCTCGCGCGTCCGACTCTTCCAGGCGAACCTGCTCGCGGACGCGCTCGACCCCTCGCAGGGGCTCGAACACTCGGACTGGCGGGCGGAGCTGAGCCGGGACTACCGGCGGCCGACGCTGAAGGTGTCGATCATCGAGGCGGTCGGGAACCGCCTGCGCCGCGTGTACGCCGCGCTGCTTACGGTCCTGCTCGCCGCCTGGCTCTTCCGCATCGGCGCGTTCGCCCCGGACGAGGGGTGGCGGACGACCGCCGCCATCGCGGACGTCCCGGGCGTCGTCGTGCTCGGACTCGTCGGCGCCTTCTACGCCGTCGTCTACGCGGTCGCGTTCTGGCCGCGTGACCGCGAGGCGATGGGCGAGTTCCGGGAGGGCAGGCCCGGCGAGTGGAAGAGGGACTGA
- a CDS encoding hemolysin family protein, which produces MVDLLVSTGRLLAAFFLVFLNGFFVAAEFAFVRVRSTAVDQLVEEGRSGAPLLQEIMGNLDDYLAVTQLGITIASLGLGWIGEPAVAALIEPVLEPLLPASAIHLVAFGVGFGFITFLHVVFGELAPKTIAIQRAEQLSLFVAPPMKFFYYLFVPGIVVFNGTANFFTRLVGIPPASETDETLQEEELLMLLTRSGKEGDVDMEEVEMIERVFELDDITVREVMVPRPDVVSVPADLPLADLRSVILEEGHTRYPVVDADEGDQVVGFVDVKDVIRASESGRADSGTVTAEDLAREIQFVPETTRINDLLLEFQKGRSQMAAVIDEWGAFEGLATVEDVVEVVVGDLRDEFDADEREPGIRRRDDGTYAVDGSVPISQLNESLEVEFRSEGFETVAGLVLDRLGRAPEAGDVVEANGYRFEVTRVDGARISTVAVRGADGERPEREGTRGTDAPGE; this is translated from the coding sequence GTGGTAGACCTCCTCGTCTCCACGGGACGGCTCCTCGCGGCGTTCTTCCTCGTGTTCCTGAACGGCTTCTTCGTCGCCGCCGAGTTCGCCTTCGTCCGCGTCCGCTCGACGGCGGTCGACCAGCTCGTCGAGGAGGGCAGGTCGGGAGCACCGCTGTTACAGGAGATCATGGGGAACCTGGACGACTACCTCGCGGTCACACAGCTCGGCATCACCATCGCCTCGCTGGGGCTGGGCTGGATCGGCGAGCCGGCGGTCGCGGCGCTCATCGAGCCGGTGCTCGAACCGCTGCTCCCCGCGAGCGCCATCCACCTCGTCGCCTTCGGGGTCGGCTTCGGCTTCATCACGTTCCTCCACGTCGTCTTCGGGGAGCTCGCCCCCAAGACCATCGCCATCCAGCGGGCCGAGCAGCTCTCGCTGTTCGTCGCGCCGCCGATGAAGTTCTTCTACTACCTGTTCGTCCCCGGCATCGTCGTGTTCAACGGGACTGCGAACTTCTTCACCCGCCTCGTCGGCATCCCGCCCGCCTCCGAGACGGACGAGACGCTCCAGGAGGAGGAGCTCCTGATGCTTCTCACCCGCTCGGGCAAGGAGGGCGACGTCGACATGGAGGAGGTCGAGATGATAGAGCGCGTCTTCGAACTCGACGACATCACGGTCCGCGAGGTGATGGTCCCGCGCCCGGACGTGGTGAGCGTCCCGGCGGACCTCCCGCTCGCGGACCTCCGCTCTGTCATCCTCGAGGAGGGGCACACCCGGTACCCCGTCGTCGACGCCGACGAGGGCGATCAGGTGGTCGGGTTCGTCGACGTGAAGGACGTGATTCGGGCGAGCGAGTCCGGCCGGGCCGACTCGGGAACCGTCACGGCCGAGGACCTCGCACGGGAGATCCAGTTCGTCCCCGAGACCACCCGGATCAACGACCTCCTGCTGGAGTTCCAGAAGGGCCGGAGCCAGATGGCCGCGGTCATCGACGAGTGGGGCGCCTTCGAGGGCCTCGCGACCGTCGAGGACGTCGTCGAGGTCGTCGTCGGGGACCTCCGCGACGAGTTCGACGCCGACGAACGCGAGCCCGGAATCCGCCGCCGTGACGACGGGACCTACGCCGTCGACGGGAGCGTCCCTATCTCGCAGCTCAACGAGTCGCTCGAGGTCGAGTTCCGGAGCGAGGGGTTCGAGACGGTTGCCGGGCTCGTGCTCGACCGGCTCGGGCGCGCGCCGGAGGCCGGCGACGTCGTCGAGGCGAACGGCTACCGGTTCGAGGTGACGCGGGTCGACGGCGCCCGCATCTCGACGGTGGCGGTCCGGGGCGCGGACGGCGAACGACCCGAACGGGAGGGGACCCGGGGGACGGACGCCCCCGGCGAGTAG
- a CDS encoding AI-2E family transporter, whose product MKAATGLLLVLVGILLLFSVALVLPFLQYFLLAVLLAYVLAPLQRRLVGRMAPRTAAGVLVTAATVAVIVPLVVVVRVTASEAISLLEGLREGELTLAGVEQFLLELTGQEVDLTEMLRTAVGEVGTEGVGSLLGAFGVLAHTVLGLGLTVFLLFYFLKDGERLLGWLRATTPLPDRVQADLYARLDGIMGAVLVGHVLVALVQGVLAGLGLFATGVPNATFWTAVMVVLSLLPIVGSFMVWGPAVVYLFAIGQPVPALLLLVYGTIVVGISDDYLRPIVVDRYAKVNPSVIIIGVLGGVYVLGFMGIFFGPVIIGALRATLDVYREEYGPRTRA is encoded by the coding sequence ATGAAGGCCGCCACGGGGTTGCTGCTGGTGCTCGTCGGCATCCTGCTGCTGTTCTCCGTGGCGTTGGTGTTGCCGTTCCTGCAGTACTTCCTCCTCGCCGTGCTGCTGGCGTACGTCCTCGCGCCGCTCCAGCGCAGGCTCGTCGGCCGGATGGCCCCCCGGACCGCGGCCGGGGTCCTCGTCACCGCCGCGACCGTCGCGGTGATCGTGCCGCTCGTCGTCGTGGTCCGCGTCACCGCCTCCGAGGCGATATCGCTCCTCGAGGGGCTCAGGGAGGGCGAACTCACGCTCGCCGGGGTCGAGCAGTTCCTGCTCGAACTCACCGGGCAGGAGGTCGACCTGACCGAGATGCTCCGGACGGCGGTCGGGGAGGTCGGGACCGAGGGGGTCGGCAGCCTCCTCGGGGCCTTCGGCGTCCTCGCGCACACGGTCCTCGGACTGGGGCTGACCGTGTTCCTCCTCTTCTACTTCCTGAAGGACGGCGAGCGCCTCCTCGGCTGGCTCCGGGCGACGACGCCGCTGCCCGACCGCGTACAGGCGGACCTCTACGCCCGGCTGGACGGCATCATGGGCGCGGTGCTGGTCGGACACGTCCTCGTCGCCCTCGTGCAGGGCGTGCTCGCGGGGCTGGGGCTGTTCGCCACGGGCGTCCCGAACGCGACGTTCTGGACCGCGGTGATGGTCGTCCTGTCGCTCCTGCCGATCGTCGGCTCGTTCATGGTCTGGGGCCCCGCCGTGGTCTACCTGTTCGCCATCGGCCAGCCGGTTCCGGCGCTGCTGCTGCTGGTGTACGGGACGATCGTCGTCGGGATCTCCGACGACTACCTGCGCCCCATCGTCGTGGACCGGTACGCGAAGGTCAACCCGAGCGTCATCATCATCGGCGTCCTCGGGGGCGTCTACGTCCTCGGGTTCATGGGCATCTTCTTCGGCCCGGTCATCATCGGCGCGCTCCGCGCGACGCTCGACGTGTACCGGGAGGAGTACGGGCCCCGGACGCGCGCGTGA
- a CDS encoding PhlB family protein produces the protein MGLIDALRDALTPDTEAGVVHECADCRTVVDEPRRRCPECGSTEIVEREGFEFRPAGERRQ, from the coding sequence ATGGGACTGATCGACGCGCTCAGGGACGCGCTGACTCCGGATACGGAGGCGGGCGTCGTACACGAGTGCGCCGACTGCAGGACGGTCGTCGACGAGCCCCGCCGGCGGTGCCCGGAGTGCGGTTCGACCGAGATCGTCGAACGGGAGGGGTTCGAGTTCCGGCCGGCCGGCGAGCGCCGCCAGTGA
- a CDS encoding metallophosphoesterase family protein, giving the protein MLVLGDAHAADADNREALLAAYDAVDPDAALQVGDLEWYDLPAPTWFVAGNNEDLDAIDALRDGEPPPGVRNAHLLAGTVAEVGGLRVAGLSGNYAPTKYDLPRSELAGDRRRHFTREDVERVAALTDVDVLLTHEAPTGLLSYGYDPGCEHVTDLLDATDPDLCLVGHHHTHREAEIRGTRVVSLAPAWEGYYLLDPSDLTLERHGLPA; this is encoded by the coding sequence GTGCTCGTTCTCGGAGACGCACACGCGGCCGACGCCGACAACCGGGAGGCGCTCCTGGCCGCCTACGACGCCGTCGACCCCGACGCTGCGTTACAGGTCGGCGACCTGGAGTGGTACGACCTCCCCGCGCCGACGTGGTTCGTCGCCGGCAACAACGAGGACCTGGACGCCATCGACGCCCTCCGGGACGGCGAGCCGCCGCCGGGCGTGCGGAACGCGCACCTGCTCGCCGGCACGGTCGCGGAGGTCGGGGGCCTGCGGGTCGCCGGGCTCTCGGGGAACTACGCGCCGACGAAGTACGACCTGCCGCGGAGCGAACTCGCGGGCGACCGACGCCGCCACTTCACGCGCGAGGACGTCGAGCGGGTCGCCGCGCTGACGGACGTGGACGTCCTCCTGACCCACGAGGCGCCGACCGGGTTGCTCTCGTACGGCTACGACCCCGGCTGCGAGCACGTCACCGACCTGCTCGACGCGACCGACCCGGATCTCTGCCTCGTCGGCCACCACCACACGCACCGCGAGGCGGAGATCCGCGGGACGCGCGTGGTCAGCCTCGCGCCCGCCTGGGAAGGGTACTACCTGCTCGACCCGTCGGACCTGACGCTCGAACGGCACGGCCTCCCAGCGTGA
- a CDS encoding YciE/YciF ferroxidase family protein, protein MTVSSLQQLFEHELEDIYYAEHELLDVLEELAESTENEEAVRAFEEHRDETQGHVDRLEEVFEMIGEPPEEEECEGIQGLIREHEGFIERDPDQGILDVYNLTAAQKTEHYEIAAYGNLAVLADRLGMSEAGDLLHENLEEEEATLETLKDLTSDFDYEQLRE, encoded by the coding sequence ATGACCGTGAGTTCACTACAGCAACTGTTCGAGCACGAACTGGAGGACATCTACTACGCCGAGCACGAACTGCTCGACGTGCTCGAGGAACTGGCCGAGAGCACCGAGAACGAGGAGGCCGTCCGGGCGTTCGAGGAGCACCGCGACGAGACGCAGGGGCACGTCGACAGGCTGGAGGAGGTGTTCGAGATGATCGGCGAACCGCCCGAGGAGGAGGAGTGCGAGGGCATCCAGGGGCTGATCAGGGAACACGAAGGGTTCATCGAGCGGGACCCCGACCAGGGGATCCTCGACGTGTACAACCTGACGGCCGCACAGAAGACCGAGCACTACGAGATCGCCGCCTACGGCAACCTCGCGGTGCTGGCCGATCGGCTCGGAATGAGCGAGGCGGGCGACCTCCTCCACGAGAACTTAGAGGAGGAGGAGGCGACCCTCGAGACGCTGAAGGACCTGACCAGCGACTTCGACTACGAGCAGCTTCGGGAGTAG
- a CDS encoding endonuclease/exonuclease/phosphatase family protein: MTDRPTAETGGVDDDAGESDTAGGTDASPERAEDRERIDTDGEAGDYRPDMLRVMTYNVRYANPNDGENVWPNRRDHVATAIRFHKPDLVGLQEAVHGQLEDLRTRLPDFEWLAAGRPAEGTAGEYVPIGYRRNRFEPADDGSFWLSETPDAPGRGWDAALPRLVHYVRFRDRATGVAFRHFNTHFDHRGGTARRRSAELLRDRVDELASDDPIVVTGDFNSRESTEPYRVLTEEGGHRRSLTDTHRISKHPHHGPSTSMTDFGNLIPQKKIDHVLVSPGAEVINHGSCSDTYGDGRYPSDHLPVVADVSLPDRR, encoded by the coding sequence ATGACCGACCGACCCACTGCCGAGACCGGGGGAGTGGACGACGACGCCGGCGAATCGGACACCGCCGGCGGAACGGACGCCTCCCCGGAACGAGCCGAGGACCGGGAGCGGATCGACACGGACGGGGAGGCCGGCGATTACAGGCCGGACATGTTGCGCGTGATGACGTACAACGTCCGCTACGCCAATCCCAACGACGGGGAGAACGTCTGGCCGAACCGGCGCGACCACGTGGCGACGGCGATCCGGTTCCACAAGCCGGACCTCGTCGGCCTGCAGGAGGCCGTCCACGGCCAGCTAGAGGACCTCCGGACGCGCCTCCCCGACTTCGAGTGGCTCGCCGCCGGCCGCCCCGCGGAGGGAACCGCCGGCGAGTACGTGCCGATCGGCTACCGGCGCAACCGGTTCGAACCCGCCGACGACGGATCCTTCTGGCTGTCGGAGACCCCCGACGCTCCCGGTCGCGGGTGGGACGCCGCGCTCCCGCGACTCGTCCACTACGTTCGCTTCCGGGACCGGGCGACCGGGGTCGCGTTCCGTCACTTCAACACCCACTTCGACCACCGGGGCGGGACGGCCCGACGGCGGAGCGCCGAACTGCTTCGCGACCGGGTCGACGAACTGGCCTCCGACGATCCGATCGTCGTCACCGGCGACTTCAACTCCCGGGAGTCGACGGAGCCGTACCGGGTCCTGACCGAGGAGGGCGGGCACCGCCGGTCGCTGACCGACACCCACCGCATCTCGAAACACCCCCACCACGGCCCCTCGACGAGCATGACCGATTTCGGCAACCTCATCCCGCAGAAGAAGATCGACCACGTGCTCGTGTCGCCCGGAGCCGAGGTGATCAACCACGGGAGCTGTTCGGACACCTACGGCGACGGCCGCTACCCGTCGGACCACCTCCCGGTCGTCGCCGACGTGTCGCTCCCGGATCGCCGGTGA
- a CDS encoding HalOD1 output domain-containing protein has product MRRSESNPGAVRPADRSVSVDVAVAVAETLGVDPMDVEQLNDVVDPDALDRLVSRFDGRDDVRMRIEFELAGCSVAVDGRGEIDVAASGSSTGEPVSSGSESTPEPSPLDD; this is encoded by the coding sequence GTGAGACGTAGCGAATCGAACCCGGGCGCCGTCCGGCCGGCGGATCGGTCCGTCAGCGTCGACGTCGCCGTCGCCGTCGCCGAGACGCTGGGGGTCGACCCGATGGACGTGGAGCAACTGAACGACGTCGTCGACCCGGACGCGCTGGATCGGCTGGTCAGCCGCTTCGACGGCAGGGACGACGTGCGGATGCGGATCGAGTTCGAACTCGCCGGCTGTTCGGTGGCCGTCGACGGACGGGGGGAGATCGACGTCGCCGCGTCCGGGTCGAGCACGGGTGAACCGGTCTCGTCCGGGTCGGAGTCGACCCCCGAGCCGTCGCCGCTCGACGACTGA